A genomic region of Zea mays cultivar B73 chromosome 6, Zm-B73-REFERENCE-NAM-5.0, whole genome shotgun sequence contains the following coding sequences:
- the LOC100501384 gene encoding MA3 DOMAIN-CONTAINING TRANSLATION REGULATORY FACTOR 1: MTSPRKDAGFLTQDQREKLRIAVQNAETQSLASPRSPTGGTTSALLQQYELQMLEQKRAAAAAAAARGGGGGGGGPRHVRRSHSGKAIKVKKDGAGGKGTWGKLIETDAEACLDRNDPNYDSGEEPYELVEAPVSTPLEDYKKSVVPLIEEYFSNGDVKLAASDLKELGHDGFHCYFVKKLVSTAMDRHDKEKEMASVLLSYLYGNVVSSTQIRLGFVLLLEAVDDLAVDIPDVVDVLALFIARAVVDDILPPAFLSNAKVSLSGSSKGMQVVQIAEKSYLSAPHHAELIERRWGGSTHITVEEVKRRIADLLKEYIRNGDTAEACRCIRELAVPFFHHEVVKRALTLGMESPAAEALIVKLLKEASEECLVSSSQMMKGFHRVAESLDDLILDIPSAKSEFQLLVSKAISEGWLDSSYVNSGVNGSVEDDEHEKLARYKREAVSIIHEYFFSDDTTEVIRSVKELGYPEYNPIFVKKLITIAMDRKNREKEMASVLLPSLSMELFSSEDIAKGFVMLLESAEDTALDILDASDELGLFLARAVIDDVLAPLNLDEISSKLPPNCSGAETLNMARSLASARHAGERLLRCWGGGTGWAVEDAKDKITKLLEEYESGGDVGEACNCIRELGMSFFNHEVVKKALVMAMEKKNERTLNLLQECFGEGIITINQMTKGFSRVRDGLDDLALDIPDAREKFLSYVQRAKKSGWLLPGFGVASSA; the protein is encoded by the exons ATGACGTCGCCGAGGAAGGACGCGGGGTTCCTGACGCAGGACCAGCGGGAGAAGCTGCGGATCGCGGTGCAGAACGCGGAGACGCAGTCGCTCGCCTCCCCGCGCTCGCCCACGGGGGGCACCACCTCCGCGCTGCTGCAGCAGTACGAGCTGCAGATGCTGGAGCAGAAGCgcgccgccgcggccgccgccgccgcccggggcggcggcggcggcggaggtggGCCCAGGCACGTGCGCCGGTCGCATTCCGGGAAGGCCATCAAGGTGAAGAAAG ATGGAGCTGGCGGCAAAGGGACTTGGGGCAAACTAATTGAGACTGATGCAGAGGCATGCCTTGATCGAAATGATCCAAATTATGACAGTGGTGAG GAGCCATATGAGTTAGTTGAGGCCCCTGTTTCAACCCCACTAGAAGACTACAAGAAATCTGTTGTCCCTTTAATTGAGGAATATTTCAGCAATGGGGATGTAAAATTAGCTGCTTCTGATCTTAAAGAGTTGGGTCATGATGGTTTCCACTGTTACTTTGTCAAGAAGCTTGTTTCCACAGCAATGGATAGGCATGACAAGGAGAAAGAGATGGCATCAGTGCTTCTGTCGTATCTTTATGGCAACGTGGTCAGTTCAACTCAAATTAGGCTGGGATTTGTGCTGCTATTAGAGGCTGTTGATGACTTGGCTGTTGACATACCTGATGTGGTTGATGTGCTCGCCCTTTTCATTGCACGTGCAGTTGTTGATGACATTCTGCCACCTGCTTTCCTCAGCAATGCAAAAGTGAGTCTGTCAGGATCTTCAAAGGGTATGCAGGTTGTACAAATTGCAGAGAAAAGCTATCTTTCAGCACCCCACCATGCAGAGTTAATTGAGCGACGATGGGGTGGTTCAACCCACATCACAGTAGAAGAGGTGAAGAGGAGGATTGCTGATCTTCTGAAGGAATACATCAGAAATGGTGATACAGCTGAGGCTTGTAGGTGCATTAGAGAATTGGCAGTGCCGTTTTTCCATCATGAGGTGGTGAAGCGAGCTCTTACTCTTGGAATGGAGAGTCCAGCTGCTGAAGCTCTTATTGTCAAGCTTCTGAAGGAAGCATCTGAAGAATGTTTAGTAAGCTCTAGTCAGATGATGAAAGGATTCCACCGTGTTGCTGAGAGTCTTGATGATCTCATTCTTGACATACCATCTgcaaagtctgaatttcagttgtTGGTATCAAAAGCCATTTCTGAGGGATGGTTAGATTCTTCCTATGTGAACTCAGGTGTCAACGGAAGCGTTGAAGACGATGAACATGAGAAGCTGGCTAGGTACAAGAGGGAGGCTGTATCCATAATACACGAATACTTTTTCTCTGATGATACAACAGAGGTCATCCGTAGTGTCAAAGAGCTTGGTTATCCGGAATACAATCCGATCTTCGTCAAGAAGCTCATAACAATTGCTATGGACCGCAAGAACAGGGAGAAAGAAATGGCATCGGTTCTTCTCCCTTCATTAAGCATGGAGCTGTTCTCGTCTGAAGACATCGCCAAGGGATTTGTAATGCTCCTTGAATCTGCAGAAGACACCGCGCTGGACATATTGGATGCCTCAGATGAGCTGGGACTGTTCCTAGCCAGGGCTGTGATTGATGACGTTCTCGCACCTCTAAACTTGGATGAGATTAGCAGCAAGCTTCCACCAAACTGCAGTGGGGCTGAAACATTGAACATGGCACGCTCCCTTGCGTCGGCCCGTCATGCCGGTGAGAGGCTTCTGAGGTGCTGGGGCGGTGGAACCGGATGGGCTGTGGAGGATGCCAAGGACAAGATAACAAAGCTCCTGGAGGAGTATGAGAGTGGAGGCGAtgtaggggaggcatgcaactgcATCCGTGAGCTGGGTATGTCTTTCTTCAACCATGAAGTTGTCAAGAAGGCGCTCGTGATGGCAATGGAGAAGAAGAACGAGAGGACCCTGAACCTGCTGCAGGAGTGCTTTGGTGAAGGGATCATAACCATCAACCAGATGACCAAGGGGTTCTCAAGGGTCAGGGATGGGCTCGACGATCTGGCTCTCGACATTCCTGATGCCAGGGAGAAGTTCCTTTCCTATGTGCAGCGCGCGAAGAAGAGTGGATGGCTCCTGCCTGGGTTCGGTGTGGCATCTTCGGCTTGA